The window GTTTTCATTTAAAATTTTTTCATACCCTTCAGCTATTCTATCCCAGCTTAAATAATTCTTATAGGTTTCCTCTGAACCCTTTTTTAATTTATACCGTAATTCTTCGTTATTAACTAATTCCAATATTGCGCTCAATATTTCCTCAATATTTATACTATTTATAAGAAAAATGTTCTCTTTATCCCTGAAAAAATTATCGGTTAATATACCTCTATTTCCAATAATTGGTAATATGGCAGCGTAGGCTGAGGCAAGCGATGTACTTTTAATATTTATGCCACCATAAGCATCGGTATCTATTAACACAAAAAGATCGGATATAGCTAAATATCTATATATTTCTTCTGGACTTAAGATCCCTGTAAGATGAACAACCCTTCTTAAATTTAGTTTATCAATCATTTCTAAAAGTTTTATATCCAGGCTTGCTTTACCAATAATTATAATCTTCAAGCTATCTTGTCCCATTCCATCTAAATATACCTTTACTGCTTTTAACAGAATATCGTTCCTTCTCCAATAACCACTGCTACCAAAAGTAGAAATAATAAATTCCCCATTAGGGGCTATTTTTTTACGTAGATTTTGATTTTCTTCTTCTGGAATCTCATATGGCAAAACATTACTACCAACAGGCATTTTAATTATTTTGTATTTAAAGGGCTTTAGCATCTTTCGGAAATATTCTATACTCACAACAACCCTATTAGAACATATGCACAATATGTAGGCTATCAGCCTTTCTATTATCGCTATTCCCCAGTATTTTGGCTTTTTAAGATCGAACCTTATAGCAATCTCATGAAAGGTGGTGATGAGTTTAAATCGCATCAGGCAAAGCAAAATAGATAATTCAGCAATGTAGACAGGAATGGCACAATGGCTATACATATGTGGCACATACTGAAGCAGAATCCAATCAGGATTCACCTCTTTTATTTCCTTAATAATTTGAGGTAAACCCCTGAAGTTCCATCTGACAACCACTGGCAAAACCTTAACCTTATCTCCTGCATTATTAATAACCTTTTCATCCTTTGATGTCAAAACATAAACTTCGTAGCCCTCTTTAGATAGGGCATTGCTTAAATGATAAGTGTAATCACTTACCCCACCAAAAATATTTGGGAAATGGCGGGAGATGAGAAGGAGTTTCATAAGTTTAGTACTACCTCTATTCTGTCTACTATTTCAGCAGATACAGCCTCCCAACTACGATCCTTAACTGATAGTTTGGCATTTTTACCAAGTTCTATCCTTAAATCTTTGCTCTCTGCACATTTGGCTATCAAAAAAGCTAACTTTTT of the Elusimicrobiota bacterium genome contains:
- a CDS encoding glycosyltransferase family 4 protein, translated to MKLLLISRHFPNIFGGVSDYTYHLSNALSKEGYEVYVLTSKDEKVINNAGDKVKVLPVVVRWNFRGLPQIIKEIKEVNPDWILLQYVPHMYSHCAIPVYIAELSILLCLMRFKLITTFHEIAIRFDLKKPKYWGIAIIERLIAYILCICSNRVVVSIEYFRKMLKPFKYKIIKMPVGSNVLPYEIPEEENQNLRKKIAPNGEFIISTFGSSGYWRRNDILLKAVKVYLDGMGQDSLKIIIIGKASLDIKLLEMIDKLNLRRVVHLTGILSPEEIYRYLAISDLFVLIDTDAYGGINIKSTSLASAYAAILPIIGNRGILTDNFFRDKENIFLINSINIEEILSAILELVNNEELRYKLKKGSEETYKNYLSWDRIAEGYEKILNEN